In the genome of Bacillales bacterium, one region contains:
- a CDS encoding Stp1/IreP family PP2C-type Ser/Thr phosphatase, with the protein MEKGFQTDRGRIRSHNEDSGGLFERGDGCLLAVVADGMGGHQAGDVASALALSVVRREWEKEETRLETTDDAVGWLCRVVAMTNKEIMSHAESHPECKGMGTTVVLAVCTRDFAVVAHVGDSRGYWLCRDELRRVTNDHSLVYELVRQGQISAQEAETHPRKNVLMQALGTEGEVNIETHVLEWQTDDVLMLCSDGLTNHVSDETIHEVLASGEPLQTQADEFIRLANSAGGDDNITLTLVRNAETADELQEEKVRSSTNEEDQNAEGERRDKAGDAG; encoded by the coding sequence ATGGAAAAGGGGTTTCAAACGGATCGCGGCCGGATCCGTTCGCATAACGAAGATTCTGGAGGGCTGTTTGAACGCGGGGACGGATGTTTGCTCGCGGTCGTCGCCGATGGAATGGGCGGCCACCAGGCCGGCGATGTCGCAAGTGCGTTGGCGTTAAGCGTCGTTCGCCGCGAGTGGGAGAAAGAAGAAACACGGTTAGAGACAACGGACGATGCGGTCGGCTGGCTATGCCGTGTCGTTGCGATGACGAACAAAGAAATTATGTCTCATGCCGAAAGTCATCCCGAGTGCAAAGGGATGGGGACGACGGTCGTCCTTGCCGTTTGTACGCGCGATTTTGCGGTCGTCGCCCACGTAGGCGACAGCAGGGGATATTGGCTTTGCCGCGATGAACTCCGCAGAGTGACGAACGATCATTCACTCGTTTATGAACTCGTTCGCCAAGGACAAATTTCCGCACAAGAGGCCGAGACACATCCTCGTAAAAACGTGCTTATGCAAGCGCTCGGAACCGAAGGTGAAGTGAACATCGAAACCCATGTGCTCGAGTGGCAAACGGACGACGTTCTTATGTTATGTTCGGACGGATTGACGAATCACGTCTCAGACGAAACGATTCACGAAGTGTTGGCAAGCGGGGAGCCGCTGCAAACACAGGCGGACGAATTCATCCGGCTCGCCAATTCGGCAGGCGGTGACGACAACATCACGTTAACGCTCGTTCGCAACGCTGAAACGGCGGACGAATTGCAAGAAGAAAAGGTTCGCAGCAGCACGAATGAGGAAGACCAGAACGCAGAAGGAGAACGGCGTGACAAGGCTGGTGATGCTGGATGA
- the rsmB gene encoding 16S rRNA (cytosine(967)-C(5))-methyltransferase RsmB has protein sequence MRPSNVRETALDLLMKIEKNQAYSHLLIHSAARERRLNAKDLSLLTRIVYGTVQRKNTLDFMLDRFLKKEPERWVRVLLRLSLYQLSELDRVPDRAVLHEAVEIAKRRGHRGIAGLVNGVLRAYQRNGEVDFAVIHDPLDRLAIETSHPRWLLEQWMNDYDRDTVANICEANNELPNVTVRTNTLRTTRESLMRTLREEGVTVEEGALAPEAVVVKSGAVQQAESFAAGLLTIQDEASMLAAHALDVKPGMRVLDTCAAPGGKTTHLAQLMNDEGEIVALDIHNHKVKLIEQLAARLGVKSIHAANLDGRLAAESFGRETFDRILIDAPCSGFGVIRRKPDIKWSKRPEDVERLASIQGDILASVAPLVKPGGTLVYSTCTIERKENEQVVRDFLRNHADFTFDRTLCERMPERLRLSEDKGMVQILPHEAGTDGFFIAALQKQGVS, from the coding sequence ATGAGGCCAAGCAACGTGCGCGAAACCGCGCTCGATCTTTTGATGAAAATTGAAAAAAACCAGGCGTACAGCCATTTGCTTATTCATTCCGCGGCTCGCGAAAGGCGGCTTAACGCCAAAGATCTTTCTTTGCTGACGAGGATCGTCTACGGAACGGTGCAGCGAAAAAACACGTTGGACTTCATGTTGGACCGGTTCTTGAAAAAAGAACCGGAAAGGTGGGTGCGCGTTTTGCTGCGGTTGTCGTTGTATCAACTCTCGGAGCTTGACCGTGTTCCCGACCGCGCGGTGCTTCACGAAGCGGTGGAAATCGCCAAGCGCCGCGGTCATCGCGGGATCGCGGGCCTCGTCAACGGCGTATTGCGGGCGTATCAGCGCAACGGCGAAGTCGACTTTGCAGTGATTCACGATCCGCTCGACCGGCTTGCGATCGAGACGAGTCACCCGCGGTGGCTGTTGGAACAGTGGATGAATGATTATGACCGCGACACGGTCGCGAACATATGCGAAGCAAACAACGAGCTCCCGAACGTGACCGTGCGAACGAACACATTGAGAACGACGAGAGAATCGTTGATGCGCACGCTTCGCGAAGAAGGTGTGACGGTAGAAGAGGGGGCGCTCGCTCCGGAAGCGGTCGTTGTGAAAAGCGGAGCGGTTCAGCAGGCGGAAAGTTTTGCCGCAGGCTTGTTGACGATTCAAGATGAAGCGTCGATGCTTGCCGCGCATGCGCTCGACGTTAAGCCGGGGATGCGAGTGCTTGACACGTGCGCGGCACCGGGAGGGAAAACGACACATCTCGCGCAGCTCATGAACGATGAAGGCGAGATTGTCGCGCTTGACATACATAATCATAAAGTCAAACTAATTGAACAATTGGCGGCGCGTCTCGGGGTTAAGTCGATCCACGCTGCGAACTTGGACGGCCGGTTGGCCGCGGAATCGTTCGGCCGCGAAACGTTCGACCGCATCCTTATTGATGCACCGTGTTCTGGATTCGGCGTCATTCGCCGCAAGCCGGACATTAAGTGGAGCAAACGACCGGAGGACGTCGAGCGGCTCGCCAGCATCCAAGGCGATATTCTCGCGTCTGTCGCACCGCTCGTAAAGCCAGGCGGGACGCTGGTTTACAGTACGTGCACGATCGAAAGAAAAGAAAACGAGCAAGTCGTCCGCGACTTTTTGCGAAACCACGCGGATTTTACGTTTGATCGTACATTGTGCGAACGAATGCCAGAGCGTTTGCGGCTTTCTGAAGACAAAGGCATGGTGCAAATTTTACCCCATGAAGCGGGGACGGACGGATTTTTCATTGCGGCTTTACAGAAACAGGGGGTATCGTAA
- the fmt gene encoding methionyl-tRNA formyltransferase: MRIVFMGTPDFSVPILRRLVADGHEVAAVVTQPDRPKGRRKALTPPPVKVEAEKHGIPVLQPKKIRLPEEVEKVLALRPEIVVTAAFGQLLPKKLLDAPRFGCVNVHASLLPEYRGGAPIHRAILDGKKETGVTIMYMAEKLDAGDLLSQMTVPIEEDDTVGTLHDKLSRAGEQLLAETLKALRAGELNPIPQNDEAATFAPNLTRDDEKIDWHAPGTAVYDRIRGLNPWPVAYTRYNGKVMKIWSAAKEKRADEAEPGTVLEVDKTSFLVKCGDDIAVRVKELQPAGKKRMRAEAFLQGAGMNPGDRMGV, from the coding sequence ATGCGCATCGTTTTTATGGGAACGCCTGATTTTTCCGTGCCGATCTTGCGGAGGCTTGTGGCCGACGGCCATGAGGTGGCCGCCGTCGTTACCCAGCCGGATCGACCGAAAGGGCGCAGGAAGGCATTGACTCCGCCGCCGGTGAAAGTTGAAGCGGAAAAACACGGCATTCCCGTGCTGCAGCCGAAAAAAATCCGGCTGCCGGAAGAAGTCGAGAAAGTGCTCGCGTTACGGCCCGAGATCGTCGTAACTGCGGCTTTCGGACAACTTTTACCGAAAAAGCTGCTGGACGCTCCCCGCTTCGGCTGCGTGAATGTGCATGCTTCGCTCTTGCCTGAATACCGCGGAGGAGCACCGATTCATCGCGCGATTCTCGATGGAAAGAAAGAAACCGGGGTTACGATCATGTATATGGCGGAAAAGCTTGATGCCGGGGACCTTTTATCGCAAATGACCGTACCGATCGAGGAGGACGACACGGTCGGCACGCTTCACGACAAATTAAGCCGCGCTGGCGAACAATTGTTGGCAGAGACGTTGAAAGCGTTGCGGGCGGGTGAGTTGAATCCGATTCCGCAAAACGACGAAGCCGCGACGTTCGCGCCGAACCTTACCCGCGACGATGAAAAAATCGATTGGCACGCCCCGGGGACGGCTGTGTATGATCGTATCCGCGGACTGAACCCGTGGCCGGTCGCTTACACCCGATACAATGGGAAAGTCATGAAAATTTGGAGCGCCGCGAAAGAAAAACGAGCGGACGAGGCGGAGCCGGGAACGGTTCTCGAAGTGGACAAAACTTCGTTTCTCGTCAAATGCGGCGACGACATCGCCGTCCGTGTAAAAGAACTGCAGCCAGCAGGGAAAAAAAGAATGCGCGCCGAAGCGTTTTTGCAAGGAGCCGGCATGAATCCGGGAGACAGAATGGGAGTTTGA
- the priA gene encoding primosomal protein N' — MIARVVVDVPASSTDRLFDYEIPERFTETVQVGTRVTVPFGPRKIQGFVVDIKDKPDTERKLKTINDVRDVEPVLTEELIHLGFWMAEQTACFAISAFQAMLPAALKASYKKEIRVCEGNEPELPEPLQTLFSSGRRVLWDDVAKEAGDLLPAIQRHVRTGELEVVHHVRDGMGKKTERYVLPAVKKDRLIEERKALSDRAFQQKRVLDFFVESDEPVLLKELLVAIDTSRATVNALVKKGLLKQEDRETYRDPYRENSFRPSKPLRLTEEQEAAIAPIAAAVSKGVHETILLHGVTGSGKTEIYLQAIADVLRRGREAIVLVPEIALTPQMVSRFKGRFGSQVAVLHSGLSKGEKYDEWRKIQRREVTVAVGARSAVFAPFSNIGLIIIDEEHESSYKQEETPRYHARDVAIRRGEAHRCPVVLGSATPALETYARAEKKVYRLASLKERINRKALPAVQVVDMRQELRNDNRSMFSSLLFDALKQRIAAGQQSVLLLNRRGFSTFLMCRDCGFVPECPHCDISLTYHKNVSALKCHYCGYKQSPPDACPSCESTYIRFFGTGTQRVEEELAKVLPEARVIRMDVDTTSRKGMHEKLLRTFADRKADILLGTQMIAKGLDFPNVTLVGVLAADSMLHLPDFRSAERTFQLLTQVSGRAGRHELPGEVVVQSYTPSHYSIELASRHDYMTFYQKEMEQRRLRKYPPYYFLALVTVSDPDVTKTAAIAEKIAAHLKGALTERAIILGPVTAAIPRIKDRYRYQCVIKYKREPELIRALKEIQEHYGKPAQNKDLQISIDLTPQLLM; from the coding sequence GTGACGGTACCTTTCGGTCCGCGGAAAATCCAAGGTTTCGTCGTGGACATCAAGGACAAGCCTGATACCGAACGGAAATTAAAAACGATCAATGATGTTCGCGACGTCGAACCGGTGCTGACCGAAGAATTGATCCACCTTGGGTTTTGGATGGCGGAACAAACGGCGTGTTTTGCCATTTCCGCTTTTCAAGCAATGCTTCCGGCTGCTTTGAAGGCTTCTTATAAAAAAGAAATTCGTGTCTGTGAAGGAAATGAACCGGAATTGCCCGAGCCGTTGCAAACCTTGTTTTCAAGCGGCCGCCGCGTGCTTTGGGACGACGTGGCGAAAGAAGCGGGCGACTTGCTTCCCGCCATTCAACGCCATGTACGTACCGGTGAGCTCGAAGTCGTTCATCACGTACGGGACGGCATGGGAAAGAAAACCGAGCGTTACGTGCTGCCCGCCGTGAAAAAGGATCGTCTCATTGAAGAAAGGAAGGCGCTTTCCGACCGAGCGTTTCAGCAAAAACGGGTGCTCGATTTTTTCGTCGAATCCGATGAACCGGTTCTGTTGAAAGAACTACTTGTTGCCATCGATACGTCGCGGGCGACGGTGAATGCTCTCGTCAAAAAGGGATTGCTTAAGCAAGAGGACCGGGAGACTTACCGGGATCCATATCGGGAAAACTCGTTTCGGCCGTCCAAGCCCTTGCGGTTGACGGAAGAGCAGGAGGCGGCGATCGCGCCGATTGCCGCGGCCGTATCGAAAGGCGTTCACGAAACGATTTTGCTGCACGGTGTGACGGGGAGCGGGAAAACGGAAATTTACTTGCAGGCGATTGCCGACGTGTTGCGGCGCGGCCGCGAAGCGATCGTGCTCGTGCCGGAAATTGCCTTGACCCCGCAAATGGTTTCCCGGTTCAAAGGACGGTTCGGGTCGCAAGTGGCCGTCCTTCACAGCGGCCTTTCGAAAGGGGAAAAATACGACGAATGGCGGAAGATTCAGCGCCGGGAAGTGACCGTCGCCGTCGGAGCAAGATCAGCGGTATTCGCTCCCTTTTCGAACATCGGCCTTATCATTATCGATGAAGAGCATGAATCAAGCTACAAACAAGAAGAAACTCCGCGATATCACGCGCGCGATGTTGCAATCCGGCGAGGGGAAGCGCACCGGTGCCCGGTCGTGCTTGGAAGCGCTACACCGGCGTTGGAAACTTATGCGCGGGCGGAGAAGAAAGTGTACCGGCTCGCTTCGCTGAAAGAACGCATTAACCGAAAAGCGTTGCCGGCCGTTCAGGTGGTTGACATGAGGCAAGAGCTTCGCAACGATAATCGTTCGATGTTTTCTTCGCTTTTGTTTGACGCCTTAAAACAGCGGATCGCAGCCGGTCAGCAAAGTGTGTTGTTGTTGAATCGGCGCGGGTTTTCGACCTTCCTCATGTGCCGGGACTGCGGATTCGTCCCCGAATGCCCGCATTGCGACATTTCGCTCACGTATCATAAAAATGTCTCCGCGTTAAAATGCCATTATTGCGGTTATAAGCAATCGCCGCCGGATGCCTGTCCCTCGTGCGAAAGTACGTACATCCGTTTTTTCGGAACGGGTACACAGCGGGTCGAAGAAGAATTGGCGAAAGTGCTGCCTGAGGCGCGTGTCATCCGTATGGACGTCGATACGACTTCGCGCAAAGGGATGCACGAGAAATTGCTGCGAACGTTTGCTGACCGTAAAGCGGATATTTTGCTCGGCACGCAAATGATCGCGAAAGGCCTCGATTTTCCGAACGTAACGCTTGTCGGTGTGCTTGCCGCCGATTCGATGCTGCATTTGCCCGATTTCCGTTCGGCGGAACGAACGTTTCAACTGTTGACACAAGTGAGCGGTCGGGCGGGGAGACATGAACTTCCGGGCGAAGTCGTCGTTCAAAGCTATACGCCTTCCCATTACAGTATCGAACTCGCTTCGCGCCATGACTACATGACTTTTTACCAGAAAGAAATGGAACAGCGGCGGCTGCGCAAATACCCGCCATATTATTTTCTGGCGCTCGTCACGGTTTCCGATCCGGATGTGACGAAGACGGCCGCGATCGCGGAGAAGATCGCCGCTCATTTGAAAGGGGCGCTGACGGAACGGGCCATCATTCTCGGGCCAGTTACTGCCGCCATTCCGAGGATCAAAGATAGATATCGCTACCAGTGCGTGATAAAATATAAGCGCGAACCGGAATTGATCCGTGCATTAAAGGAAATTCAGGAGCATTACGGAAAGCCGGCGCAAAACAAAGACTTGCAAATTTCGATCGATCTTACCCCGCAGCTGCTCATGTGA